From Symphalangus syndactylus isolate Jambi chromosome 5, NHGRI_mSymSyn1-v2.1_pri, whole genome shotgun sequence:
GCGGTGGCTCCAGCCCCGACTCCGGCCCCGACCGCAGCAGAAGTGCACGAGGTCTACGGTCATCAGGGTCACAACCAGTAGGTTGTAGAGGCCCAACACTAGGAGCGGGCCTGGGCCCCTGCGGGAGAGAAAAAGTATCTGGATCCCGGCCCCGGCCGCGCTCTCGCTGCTGCGCAATGTGGAGGGTACAGAACCCCTGGGAGTCCGGAGAAAGCTCAGGACTCCCTCCCCAAATAAGTGTAGTCTTACATACACACATTTGCATACGAATTTAGGAGCTCATCCTAGAACCACCTATGGGCAGATTCAGGATGGCTCCCCATTACCAGCTTGCACAGCCCCCTGAACTTCTCCTTTGTAATTGTAATCATGATCTACATGATTTTCTGTTGCGGTCTGTCTCTTCGCTAGTCTGTAAGTTACAAGCCTCCCACCCCATAATTTAGGAACAGAGCCCCAGATACTGGAACACCCTGTCGATGTTCCAGTGGCTCCGAGGTTGGAGATCTCACCTGAGGATGGGCGGGGGCGGAAGAGCGGACAGATTGACTTGGTACAGGGCCTCAAATTCAGCCGGGGTGCAGCAGGAGCCCCCTGCAGCCTGCAGGTGGCAGCAGTAGGCTTCCTCTGAAGAATCAGAGAGACGAGGGCAAAAGAAACCAGGATAGTGGCGGCCATCGACATCCCGAGCGGTCTGGCACAAGTGAGGGTGGTGGACCAGAGCTGAAGAGAGAGGTGGGGGGCTAGAGACAAGCAGGAGGGATCTTTCCACAGCTCACTCCACCCCTACTGGAGAGTAAAAGAGATCAGCCCCTACCAGACGAAAAGACACCCTTCCACCCATCCCCATCAGTTCCAGTTCCCAGGAATAGCCCATAGCACCAGAGGCAGGTGGGCCGCAGGGGTAAGTGCTGTACCTGAGAGAGAGGTTGGCCGGACAAGGGTGACCCAGCTGAAGAGCAGCAGTAGACCCACGGATAGGCCTGTCAGCAAGGGGCCTGACCTTCTCTGGATGCCCATGAGAGTTCACCACCACCCCTGTCCTGGTCCTGGGAACCCCAACATCTCTCTTTCTAGGCCATGACTGCAgacaataaggaaataaaaatcaaagcccCAAGGCCCTCGGGCACCATTAATATGAGCCTGAAGCTTCTCTATCACAGGCTCTTAGAGAGAGATGACAGGGACTGGGTTTCCATCTCCTGTTGGAAAACATGGGGCCTGCATTGCCAAACTGCTGAGGGAGAGAAGGCTCAAAGGCCTAGAGGACACAATGAGGGATGAGAGAGCAGCTGAGCCATTAGTATGAAGAACAAACAAGCATTTAGAGCCAAATATGTTTCTACCCATTCTCCAACTTCCAGGCTGCCATGGAAGCTCTGGGAATTCTGACCCTCCTATTTCAGGTCCCAGAGACCTCAGTTCCAGCATGTGGGGCTTCCCTCCCTAACCTCTGCTACATGGCAACCACCAAGACTAGCTGAAAACCAAGGGTGACTCCTTTCATTAGCTTTTCCCCTGAGCCTTATCTGCCCCAGCTACCAGCCAGAACACAAAAGCTACCTGTCTGATTAGAGTATACTTAGCTAATAGGGAACCCCCCCTCACAGAGAAGTTCTATAGGGATCACCAGGTTTCTCTTACCCCTCAGCTGCCCTAAGGCAGGGAATTTCTCCAGAAGGCCACCAGCCAGCAGAATTAAGTGTTATTCTAGTGCCTACCCAGGCCTGACAACATCATGCTCCCAGGACAGCAATGACAACACTCATCACCCCAGGGGCCCACAGAAGATGCCTAGAGACTGACATAGGAGCTCTCATGGCATAAGAAGACAGTGCAAATTTCATCTGCAACACTGAGGACAAAGGCAGTTCCTGCAGAAACGTCACAGCTACCTGGGAGCCTAAGTCTGAAGCAATTAGGCAGGGCTCCCAGTGAATGCTCTGATTTTTCAGGTCAGTCCCTAGGGTCTCCTGGAGGGCCCGAAGGTAGACTCCCCTACCCACAGAACCTGGCCCATCCCTACAGGGAGAACTATTTTTAGAACACTTGGAGAATTTTCAGAGCTTTTACAGGTTGAAGATTGTTCATGGGGGGAGCTTCTGGGAGAAGCTGTCTCTGACTCTGAGGGTATGTGGATTGTCCTTTCTTCCCGCTCCCATAGTTCCCTGAGCCTTGGCCACCCTGGATTCAGAGCACTGTGAGGCCACTGCCTTATTTCTTGTCTGTCTTCCTCTTTTCCACAGACTGTGGGCTCCCAGAGAGCCAGGCTTATGTTCTTGCACCCCCAACAGAGCACACTGAGCTGGGGGCTGCGATGCTGAAGGCAGCTGTCCACATCACTTGCTCTCTGCGCCTGGCATGTCAGCTCCAGAGGAATTCATCTGGGGCAGGCCCAACTCGGCCCGCTGAATTAGCCTCCACGATCCCCGGGCCTCCCCGGCGCCAGGGGGCGCTGTAAATGCTCCGTCCGGGCCCCCGCGGCCGCAGTCGCCCGCCCCATCCGCGCGATGGGCTCCGAGGCGGCGCAGCTGCTGGAGGCTGCCGACTTCGCGGCTCGCAAGCACCGGCAGCAGCGGCGGAAAGACCCCGAAGGGACCCCCTACATCAACCACCCCATCGGTGGGCGCGTCGGCCGCGGAGCGCCGCCTGCGGCACCCGGGCGGTGGGAACTGGGAAGGAAACGTGGGGGGCGTGCACCTCATTGAGCACCTATTTTGTCCCAAGCTTAGTGCGATATACCGTTTAAGCCTCATAACAATTGGAACGGTAGGCATGATTGTTCCCTTTGTCGGTTGACTCCCAGAGGGTAAGGGACTTgaccaaggtcacccagctagtgagAGTCCACAAGGGGCCACATCTGGCTCTCCAAAACCCGCAACACACCGCCTTGGGACTACCTCCGACCTGACTTCCTGCTTTGCCCCTCCCCGTCAGGTGTGGCACGGATCCTGACCCACGAGGCGGGAATCACTGACATTGTGGTGTTACAGGTAACTTTCCCCCTTCTCTGCTAGGAGCCTGGGATGGGGATCAGGGGCCCCATTCAGCAATGGGCAACCCTTGGCTGACATCTCAAGGCTGAGTGGGAACTTGTCCCCAGGCGGCCCTGCTCCATGACACGGTGGAGGACACGGACACCACCCTGGATGAGGTGGAGCTACACTTTGGGGCACAAGTGCGGCGCCTGGTGGAGGAGGTAACAGATGACAAGACTCTGCCCAAGCTGGAGAGAAAGAGGCTGCAGGTGGAGCAAGCGCCCCACAGTAGCCCCGGGGCCAAACTGGTGAAGCTGGCAGACAAGCTGTACAATCTGAGGGACCTGAATCGCTGCACCCCAGAGGGTACGCTTTCGTATGGGCTGTAAGGGAAAAGGGAGGGGGATGCCGCCTTCTGAAGACACAGGTTGGTCAGTTCCCCTGAAAAACCCTGGGCATTCTTAATTCCCAAATTAATCCTACTGGACCACTCTTTGATCTTCTTtcatacagtaaaaatacaatagcTGGGCCAAGGGGAAGTTTTCAGGACAGCTCATTCCATCAGGAACTCATGGCCTTGAACCAAGCTTGCCAGGAAGTGGGGAAAAGGCAGTGCTTTCCTTGACATCACGCTAGCAAGTTTCTGTCGACTCTTATGCAGGATGGTCAGAACATCGAGTCCAGGAATACTTCGAGTGGGCAGCGCAGGTGGTGAAGGGGCTTCAGGGAACAAACCGGCAACTGGAAGAGGCTCTAAAGCATCTGTTCAAGGAGCGGGGGCTGACACTCTGATCAGTGCTTGAAGCTATCCAGAGGCACAACTCCAGCCTCGTTCGGGCCGGAGAGGATTCACACGCCATCTTTTCTGTGCCTCCAGagctccctccatccttcccagATATTAGAGGTCAAAAAAAGACTTGCGTTTTTTCTCAATCTGAAGGTCTCCTGCTAACTAAGCTGAGCCCCGCGTGTGGGAATCAGATGTACCCATCCATTTCTGATGCACTCACTGCCTCTCCCCAAGTCTTGGGTCTGTTTGCTATTTTGCATGGTGGGATCTCTGGCCCCTCAGGGACTTGAGATTATATAAGTACTAGTTCCTAAGAcgttatggaaaataaaaataactgtggGTTAAGGTTtaagctgctgctgctccttctCCAGCCTCCGACTGGTAGGCTGCATATCTGTCCTTCAGCAAAGCAGGACTAATTGTGTGTCCCGGAGTCACCTCCCTCAGGTTGCGGGCCTCAACCCCTCCGAACCTGGCTTCCTTGTCAGTGAGATGGGTTGTGTAATTATCAGGTTAGACTGTGACGTGCCTGATGGAGCCTGAcacataggtgctcaataaatggtagcagcCTTTCCCATTTAGAAAGTTGGAAGGGGGCTAGACGCGGTgtctctcgcctgtaatcccagcactttgggaggccgaggcgggcgaatcatttgaggtcaggagttcaagaccagcctggccagcatggcgaggccccgtctctactaaaaatacaaaaaaaattagccgggcgcagtggctcgcgcctgtaatcccagctactcaggaggctgaggcaggagaatcgcttgaacccgggatgcggaggttgtactgagccgagatcgcgccactgcgctccagcttgggtgacagagggagactccgtctcaaaaatgaaaaaagaaaagacgtATTGGAAAGGAAGTGCCGCCCGCTTACTGACAACCATTGCTGGGCACGGGAGAGACCCCAGCAGCAACATGGTTGGGCCGGTGGGGGATTCTGGTTCCCCAGTACCTCTAGCCGCGCCGGAAACTCGGTGACTCGCAATCCCCTCGCCCTTCCGCATTGCGGGTTACTTCGGTGGTTAAGTGACAGGGACTTCCGGGAAGGCCCGGAAGTGGCCCGGGGCTTTCCGACCCCGGGAGCCGGGCAGTAGGCGGAGTGTAGGGGAGGCGGTGGAACTTTGCTCGATGGCCACGGAGAGGGATTGCCCGGTGGTGGTTTTTCAGTCGTTGCTGAGCAGCTgaggtttatttttatgtattttattctgcaTCCAGTCATCCATTAAAGCCAAAGTTTATTAAGCTGTCTGGAAAAGCGATTATCTTGGGTACGAGGAAATTGTTAGGTCAAAGCTTTTCGACTACGATAGTTGTTTGCCCAAGTGAAGCCCCAGCGGAGGGCTTTGCGAAAAAGTAGGTGAAGGGCAACCAAAAAAGCcgaatgaaaagaaaacaaatgaacaaagttCAGTGTAATCCCCAGGGTATGGTACATTTTGGAGAACTTtgaacttgattttttaaaattagttttgcgGGAGTAGGATtacgagattttttttttaacaaaagatgACTTTGTTGTAGTCCACTTTATatgttttgttgcctgtgtttttagtgtcatatctaagaaatcgtTGCTAAATCTAATGCCATGAAGCTTTTCCCGTTTTCTTCTAGGAGCTTTCgttttagcttttgttttgttttttttgagacggagtttcactcttgttgcccaggctggagtgcaatggtgccatctcggctcaccacaacctccgcttcccgggttcaagctattttttttttttttttttttttttttttttgagagggagtctcgctctgtcacccaggctggagtgcagtggggcgatctcggctcactgcaagctccgcctcccgggttcacgccattctcctgcctcagcctctccgagtagctgggactacaggcacccgccaccacgcccggctaatttttttgtgtgtatttttagtagagacggggtttcaccgtggtctcgatctcctgacctcgtgatccgcccgcctcggcctcccaaagtgctgggattacaagccagagccaccgcgcctggccagggttcaagctattctcctgcctcagtctcccgagtagctgggattacaggcgtgcgccactacgcctggctaattgttgtatttttagtagtgatggggtttctccatgctggccaggctggtctttaactcctgacctctggtgatccacctgccttggcctcccaaagttatagttttagctcttacaggtaaagtctttgatccattttgggttaaatttctttttaaatcaatttaatttGGTATAAGGTATACATGATGTTATGAGGCTACATACAGGTAGTAAAAaggttactatagtgaagcaaattaacacatccatcattTCACATAGTTacccaattttttgttgtttttgtggcaagaacgttttgggttaatttttgtatatggtgtaatttttttgtatatacaccatatacaaaatacatGATGCATGGTTTTGCttgtggatgtccagttttcctaacaccatttgaTGCAAGGTCTGTCCTCTTAGTacctgtttttgaatttttttattttttattttttagtagagatggcgttccACTAAGTTGGCCatactggtctggaactcctgacctcaggtgatccgcccacctcagcctcccaaagtgctgagattacaggggtgagccactgcagccggctgaattttctgtttgtttttgagacagagtatcgcactatcgcccgggctggagtgcagtggcacgatctcggctcactgcaacctccccttcccggattcaagtgattatcctgcctcagcttctctagtagctgggattacaggtacacaccaccacgccaggctaatttttgtatttttagtagagatggggtttcgccatgttggccaggctggtctcaaactccagacctcaggtgatccgccggcctccgcctcccaaagtgctgggattacaggtgtgagccactgcacccaggtgaattttttaaacatgttgaaagTACGTCTCACTCTGCAACTTTCTTTTCCCTCactaatatttttgagatttatgttgatacatgtatatacttACATCATTCCTTTAGTTTacttaatagtattttataaacagatagtattttatgtatgcattctcTTTTGATAATCAGTTGTTGTTCACTTTTCACCACACCAAATAGCGCTGCAGTCAACATTCCCATACATTTCTTTGTGCATCTGAATCACAAGGTGTGCTTATATTTGTTTTGAACAAGAAGAACCcttggataacttttttttttttttttttgagacgagtctcgcacTATCGCCCGggctgtattgcagtggcacgatcttggctcactgcaacctccacctcccgggttcaagccattctcctgccttagcctccctagtagctgggactacaggtgtgcaccaccacgcccagctaattttttgtatttttagttaagagacggggtttcaccacgttggccaggctggtctcaaactcctgacctcatgattctcctgcctcagcctcccaaagtgctgggattacaggcatgagccaccgtgcccaaccttgAATAACTCTTAAAAATATTGCTATCTAGAATTTTAGTTCCTGCctctttttaaactataaaatagtATTACATTTATAGCCAGTATTTATTTAGGTATACCCTCCCTCTCATTAGTTTATGCCCCTAGACAAATTCTCTTTTTGCTTAAGTACACCTGTTTTCTTCCACTAAAGTTTTGTACATTGCAAACTCTTGAGTCTTTgtgtgtctgaaaatgtcttcatttcccCCTTGCTCTTGAATGGTGTAGCTGATAGCAAATTCAAGGCTGAGTTTTCTCTAGGTTTGAATGGACTCTGGGTGTCTATTGTAGCTAACTAGATGTCTGCTATCACTGTGATTGTCCTTCCTTTGTaagacttttctatttttttttgaacaGCATCTCCAATTTGCATTCATAAAAGTATTAATCCAAATTGCAAAAGTAGACTTTTACAGAGTCACAGGTCAGTAACAAAACAGGAAATGAAATGttccagagactttttttttttttttttttttgagatgaagtctcgctctgtcacccaggctggagtacagtggtacaatctgggctcactgcaacctccgcctcctgggttcaagcgattctcatgccacagcctccctggtagctgggattacaggtgcgtgccaccacgcccggctaatttttgtatttttagtagagacagggtttcaccatgctggccaggctggtctcgaactcctgacctcaagttatccgcctgccttggcctcccaaagtgctgggattacaggcatgaagccaTTGTGTCCAGCCTCCAGAGACATTTTGATAAATTCCAAAGAAACACATTAGGCAGGCTGGGCACCgaggctcacccctgtaatcccagcaatttgggaggcccaggcgggtggatcacgaagtcaagagatcgagaccatcctggctaacacggtgaaaccccgtctctactaaaaatacaaaaaaattagcagggcatggtggcgggcacctggaatcccagctactcgggaggctgaagcaggagaatcacttgaacccaggaggcggaggttgcagtgagctgaggtcatgccactgcactccagcctgggtgacagagcaaaactccgtctcaaaaaaaaaaaaggccgggtgtggtggctcacgcctgtaatcccaacactttgggaggccaaggcgggtggatcacgaggtcaggagatcaagaccatcctggctaacacggtgaaaccctgtctctactaaaactataaaacattagccaggcgtggtggtgggtgcctttagtcccagctacttgggaggctgaggcaggagaatcacttgaacctgggaggcggaggttgcagtgagccgagatcatgccgctgcactccagcttgggtgacagagctagactccatctcaaaacaaaaaaaaaacaaaaaaaaaaacaaaaaactaagctAAAAATCTACAGTTAAACCATGGTTGTACAACAGGTTATATTCATTCCTGCAGTTTCTCAGTAAGTTCTTATATTTGCCTTTCTCTTTTGAGAGTGAATCCCACCCActctattgccaaggctggagtgcagtggcatgatctcagctcactgcaacctccacctccctggtttaagctattcttctgcctcagcctcccaagtagctttgactacaggtgcatgccaccagcccagctaatttttgcatttttagtacagacagggttttgccatgtgggccaggctgatctcaaactcctgacctcaagtgatccgcccaccttggcctcccaaagtgctagaattacaggcatgagccaccgcgcccggcctttaggTTTTATCTTACATAATTTGCAATATATCTACATGaggtttttttaattgttttaatttttttgagacggagtcgcactctgtcgctcaggatga
This genomic window contains:
- the HDDC3 gene encoding guanosine-3',5'-bis(diphosphate) 3'-pyrophosphohydrolase MESH1 isoform X1 produces the protein MGSEAAQLLEAADFAARKHRQQRRKDPEGTPYINHPIGVARILTHEAGITDIVVLQAALLHDTVEDTDTTLDEVELHFGAQVRRLVEEVTDDKTLPKLERKRLQVEQAPHSSPGAKLVKLADKLYNLRDLNRCTPEGWSEHRVQEYFEWAAQVVKGLQGTNRQLEEALKHLFKERGLTL
- the HDDC3 gene encoding guanosine-3',5'-bis(diphosphate) 3'-pyrophosphohydrolase MESH1 isoform X2: MGSEAAQLLEAADFAARKHRQQRRKDPEGTPYINHPIGVARILTHEAGITDIVVLQAALLHDTVEDTDTTLDEVELHFGAQVRRLVEEVTDDKTLPKLERKRLQVEQAPHSSPGAKLVKLADKLYNLRDLNRCTPEVKIQ